In Capsicum annuum cultivar UCD-10X-F1 chromosome 7, UCD10Xv1.1, whole genome shotgun sequence, one genomic interval encodes:
- the LOC107878463 gene encoding G-type lectin S-receptor-like serine/threonine-protein kinase SD2-5 has product MFFTALCNNFPFAFILCCSFYLISYGRFDYPTANLSTTWVNSFSFPYSVNFTDDSMATAILARGTLGPRYACGFYCNGNCESYLFAIFIVQTNSIARMTLPTSGFPQVVWSANRNKPIKTNATLQFTAEGDLVLRDADGTLAWSTNTAGKSVAGLNLTDEGNLVLFDSNNATVWQSFDHPTDALVPGQKLVSGMKLTASVSRTNWTEGGLFAFAATDDGLVAFVQSNPPQTYFERSIEGLNASGGSNYVMYLNGSLALFSNSNNFNDPLVTFPPAKKVSSAQYMKLESDGHLKVYEWNIIWNEIFDVNGYLGACTYPMVCGRYGICSRGQCSCPKSSLNSTIYFRQIDDRQADLGCSEITRLNCNESNNHTFLKLQDINYFAFTADLENIDMNTCKDVCLRNCSCKAAFFRSGLNSSTGECYLPSEIFSLMKTEDRTRYGSYAFIKVQVKAEPDAAKGKKYINGATLYSVIGLSILGIIIGIAAFIFLKKKKTKANEDEEDFLDHVQGMPTRFSYDDLKAATENFTKKLGEGGFGSVFEGCLEDGKKIAVKCLDGIGQIKKSFLVEVETIGSLHHVNLVQLIGFCAEKSHRLLVYEFMSNGSLEKWIYHGKQELTLDWNCRRRIIQDIAKGLSYLHEECRQKILHLDIKPPNILLDEKYNAKLSDFGLAKLIDRNQSQVMTMMRGTPGYLAPEWLSGIITEKVDVYSFGIVILEILSGRRHFEASETEDQQVMVNLFRKKAEEGQLADLIDKHSDDMLFHKEEVIKMMQISAWCLQSDHTKRPSMSMVVKSMEGVLDVEKDLDYSFKPQIVNGIPNISFVDSTPLLPSVLSGPR; this is encoded by the coding sequence ATGTTCTTCACGGCTTTATGCAATAATTTTCCTTTTGCCTTCATCCTTTGTTGTTCTTTTTATCTGATATCCTATGGACGTTTTGATTACCCAACTGCAAATCTTTCTACAACTTGGGTCAATAGTTTTTCTTTTCCATATTCGGTGAATTTCACTGATGACTCAATGGCAACGGCTATACTAGCCAGAGGGACACTTGGTCCAAGATATGCTTGTGGTTTCTACTGTAATGGCAATTGTGAAAGTTACCTTTTTGCCATCTTCATTGTGCAAACCAACAGTATTGCCCGTATGACTTTACCCACcagtggattcccccaagttgtTTGGTCTGCTAATAGGAATAAGCCAATCAAGACCAATGCTACTTTGCAGTTTACAGCAGAAGGAGACTTGGTGCTTAGAGATGCTGATGGTACTTTGGCTTGGTCTACAAACACTGCTGGGAAATCTGTTGCTGGATTAAACTTGACCGATGAGGGGAATCTTGTTTTGTTTGATTCCAACAATGCGACTGTTTGGCAATCTTTTGATCACCCAACTGATGCTTTGGTTCCAGGGCAGAAGTTAGTATCAGGGATGAAACTAACAGCAAGTGTTTCAAGAACAAACTGGACCGAGGGAGGTTTGTTTGCCTTCGCTGCTACCGATGATGGTTTGGTTGCTTTTGTACAGTCAAATCCTCCCCAAACATACTTTGAAAGATCTATTGAGGGGTTGAATGCTAGTGGAGGCTCCAATTATGTTATGTACTTGAATGGAAGCTTAGCTTTattctcaaattcaaataattttaatgaTCCACTGGTTACTTTTCCTCCAGCAAAAAAAGTATCTTCTGCTCAATATATGAAGCTCGAGTCCGATGGACACTTGAAAGTGTACGAGTGGAACATTATCTGGAATGAGATCTTTGATGTAAATGGCTATTTAGGTGCGTGCACTTACCCCATGGTATGTGGAAGATATGGCATTTGCTCAAGGGGGCAATGTAGTTGTCCCAAATCAAGCTTGAATTCAACtatttatttcagacagataGACGATAGGCAGGCTGATCTAGGTTGCTCTGAGATCACAAGGCTGAATTGTAATGAATCAAATAACCACACATTCTTGAAACTTCAAGACATAAACTATTTCGCGTTTACTGCAGATCTGGAAAACATAGATATGAATACCTGTAAAGATGTATGTTTGAGGAACTGTTCCTGCAAAGCTGCTTTCTTTCGTAGTGGTTTAAACTCTTCCACGGGTGAGTGCTATCTACCATCCGAGATCTTTTCACTAATGAAAACCGAGGATAGGACAAGGTATGGTTCCTATGCATTTATAAAAGTACAGGTTAAAGCTGAACCAGATGCTGCAAAAGGGAAAAAGTACATTAATGGTGCTACACTGTACTCTGTCATAGGACTTTCCATCTTAGGCATCATAATTGGAATTGCAGCTTTcatattcttgaagaagaagaagacaaaggCAAATGAAGATGAGGAGGATTTTCTAGATCACGTACAAGGAATGCCCACTAGATTTTCTTACGATGATCTAAAGGCTGCAACGGAAAATTTTACCAAGAAGCTTGGTGAAGGAGGATTTGGATCAGTTTTTGAAGGGTGCTTAGAAGATGGGAAAAAAATTGCAGTGAAATGCCTTGACGGAATAGGACAAATCAAAAAATCATTCTTAGTTGAGGTTGAAACTATTGGCAGCTTACATCATGTAAACTTGGTGCAACTGATCGGCTTCTGTGCTGAGAAATCTCATAGGCTTTTAGTATACGAGTTCATGAGCAATGGATCACTAGAAAAATGGATCTACCATGGGAAACAAGAGCTTACTCTTGATTGGAACTGTAGGAGGAGGATTATTCAAGACATAGCAAAAGGATTATCCTACCTTCATGAAGAATGCAGGCAAAAGATTCTGCATTTGGATATTAAGCCCCCAAACATACTCCTAGATGAGAAGTACAATGCGAAACTCTCCGACTTTGGTCTTGCAAAGCTAATTGATCGAAATCAGAGCCAAGTCATGACAATGATGAGAGGCACTCCTGGTTATTTGGCTCCTGAATGGCTTAGTGGCATTATAACTGAAAAGGTAGATGTCTACAGCTTTGGCATTGTGATCTTGGAAATTTTGAGTGGAAGAAGGCATTTTGAAGCATCTGAGACTGAAGACCAACAGGTAATGGTAAACTTATTCAGGAAAAAGGCAGAGGAAGGGCAGTTGGCGGATCTTATTGATAAGCACAGTGACGATATGTTGTTTCACAAAGAAGAAGTAATAAAGATGATGCAGATTAGTGCCTGGTGTTTACAAAGTGATCACACAAAGAGGCCATCAATGTCAATGGTGGTCAAGTCCATGGAGGGTGTTTTGGACGTTGAAAAAGATCTAGACTACAGCTTTAAACCACAAATTGTGAATGGAATACCAAATATTAGTTTTGTAGATTCAACTCCTTTACTACCTTCGGTCCTATCAGGTCCAAGGTGA